In Corynebacterium nuruki S6-4, the following proteins share a genomic window:
- a CDS encoding IclR family transcriptional regulator — translation MGNTSDAPAPVTSGIQVLDRALLILGIVARRPHSLSELCETTGLPRATAHRIAVALEKHRMVTRLDDGQWTAGPALAELAPKSSARLDEAAEFVLPNLVKRTGESVQLYKLSGNERICVATAEPPLGLRDTVPVGSRMTLTAGSAAKVLVAYAPPAFQASVLEHSVYSAADLEKVRMARVAESIGEREPVLASASVPVRDATGVIAALSISGPVDRMGPSPAALHREALQDAAAELEAHLR, via the coding sequence ATGGGAAACACCTCCGACGCCCCTGCGCCCGTCACCAGCGGTATCCAGGTGCTCGACCGCGCCTTGCTCATCCTCGGCATCGTGGCCCGGCGCCCGCACAGCCTCTCCGAACTCTGCGAGACCACCGGTCTCCCCCGCGCCACCGCCCACCGTATCGCCGTGGCGCTGGAGAAGCACCGTATGGTCACCCGGCTCGACGACGGTCAGTGGACCGCCGGCCCCGCCCTCGCCGAGCTCGCCCCGAAGTCCTCGGCCCGGCTCGACGAGGCCGCCGAGTTCGTGCTGCCCAACCTGGTCAAGCGCACCGGCGAATCCGTCCAGCTCTACAAGCTCTCCGGCAATGAGCGGATCTGCGTGGCGACCGCCGAACCGCCGCTGGGTCTGCGGGACACGGTCCCGGTCGGTTCCCGGATGACGCTCACCGCCGGGTCCGCGGCCAAGGTGCTCGTCGCCTATGCCCCGCCGGCGTTCCAGGCCTCGGTCCTGGAGCACTCGGTGTATTCCGCCGCGGACCTGGAGAAGGTCCGCATGGCCCGGGTCGCGGAATCGATCGGCGAGCGCGAACCGGTGCTGGCCAGCGCCTCAGTCCCGGTGCGGGACGCCACGGGGGTCATCGCAGCACTGTCGATCTCCGGCCCGGTCGACCGGATGGGCCCCTCCCCCGCCGCTCTGCACCGGGAAGCGCTGCAGGACGCCGCCGCGGAGCTGGAGGCCCACCTGCGGTAG
- the leuC gene encoding 3-isopropylmalate dehydratase large subunit, producing MNAVTQQNRQQEDAAAVTTPRTLAQKVWDDHVVKKGENGEPDLIYIDLHLIHEVTSPQAFDGLRQAGRPVRRPDLTLGTEDHNVPTIGVHSGNLLEIEDKVSRTQVETLRKNCAEFGVELHPMGDADQGIVHTVGPQLGASQPGMTIVCGDSHTSTHGAFGSIGMGIGTSEVEHVLATQTLSLRPFKTMAIEVSGQLQPGVTAKDLILAIIAKIGTGGAQGHIIEYRGEAIRNLSMEGRLTVCNMSIEAGARAGMIAPDDTTFDYLKGRRFAPTGQDWDDAVAYWRSLATDEGAEYDTVVEIDGSALTPFVTWGTNPSQGLPLSGSVPDPLDITDETERVAAEAALEYMGLAPGTPLRDIEVDTVFLGSCTNSRIEDLRAAAEVLRGRTVADGVRMMVVPSSTRVKMQAEEEGLDQIFLGAGAEWRTAGCSMCLGMNPDQLDPGERSASTSNRNFEGRQGKGGRTHLVSPPVAAATAVLGHFASPADL from the coding sequence GTGAACGCTGTGACACAGCAGAACCGGCAGCAGGAGGACGCGGCGGCGGTGACCACGCCACGCACCCTCGCCCAGAAAGTCTGGGACGACCACGTCGTGAAGAAGGGGGAGAACGGGGAACCCGACCTCATCTACATCGACCTCCACCTCATCCATGAGGTGACCAGCCCCCAGGCCTTCGACGGCCTGCGCCAGGCGGGACGCCCCGTCCGGCGCCCCGACCTCACCCTGGGCACCGAGGACCACAACGTCCCCACCATCGGCGTCCACAGCGGCAACCTGCTGGAGATCGAGGACAAGGTCTCCCGCACCCAGGTCGAGACGCTGCGGAAGAACTGCGCCGAATTCGGCGTGGAACTGCACCCCATGGGCGACGCCGACCAGGGCATCGTCCACACCGTCGGCCCTCAGCTCGGCGCCAGCCAGCCCGGCATGACCATCGTCTGCGGCGACTCGCACACCTCCACCCACGGCGCCTTCGGCTCCATCGGCATGGGCATCGGCACCAGTGAGGTCGAGCACGTCCTGGCCACCCAGACCCTGTCGCTGCGCCCGTTCAAGACGATGGCCATCGAGGTCAGCGGCCAGCTGCAGCCGGGAGTCACCGCCAAGGACCTCATCCTCGCCATCATCGCGAAGATCGGCACCGGCGGCGCCCAGGGCCACATCATCGAGTACCGCGGCGAGGCGATCCGCAACCTGTCCATGGAGGGCCGGCTGACGGTCTGCAACATGAGCATCGAGGCCGGCGCCCGCGCCGGCATGATCGCCCCCGACGACACGACCTTCGACTACCTGAAGGGACGCCGCTTCGCGCCCACCGGGCAGGACTGGGACGATGCGGTCGCCTACTGGCGCTCCCTGGCCACCGACGAGGGGGCCGAATACGACACGGTCGTGGAGATCGACGGATCCGCGCTGACCCCCTTCGTCACCTGGGGCACCAACCCCTCCCAGGGGCTGCCGCTGTCGGGGTCGGTGCCCGACCCGCTCGACATCACCGACGAGACCGAACGTGTCGCCGCCGAAGCCGCCCTGGAGTACATGGGGCTGGCACCGGGCACCCCGCTGCGCGACATTGAGGTGGACACCGTCTTCCTCGGCTCCTGCACCAACAGTCGCATCGAGGACCTGCGCGCCGCCGCGGAGGTCCTCCGGGGCCGCACGGTCGCCGACGGCGTCCGGATGATGGTCGTGCCCTCGTCTACGAGGGTGAAGATGCAGGCCGAGGAGGAGGGGCTGGATCAGATCTTCCTCGGGGCGGGCGCCGAATGGCGTACCGCCGGCTGCTCGATGTGCCTGGGGATGAACCCCGACCAGCTCGACCCGGGCGAGCGCTCGGCCTCGACCTCCAACCGCAACTTCGAGGGACGCCAGGGCAAGGGCGGTCGCACCCACCTGGTCTCCCCGCCCGTCGCCGCCGCCACCGCCGTGCTGGGGCACTTCGCCTCACCCGCGGACCTGTAG
- the leuD gene encoding 3-isopropylmalate dehydratase small subunit produces the protein MKAFTTHTGVALPLKRSNVDTDQIVPAEYLKLVTKTGFESGLFKSWRTDPAFILNQAPYVHSSVLVAGPDFGTGSSREHAVWALLDYGFRVVFSPRFGDIFRGNTAKNGLLAGIMPEEQIELIWKLLEQQPGAEMTVDLESRTATLGEHVFPFEVDDDTRWRLLNGLDDIGITLQDEDAIAAYEATRPSFKPVIR, from the coding sequence ATGAAGGCCTTCACCACCCACACCGGGGTCGCGCTGCCGCTGAAGCGGTCCAACGTGGACACCGACCAGATCGTCCCCGCCGAATACCTCAAGCTCGTCACGAAGACCGGCTTCGAGTCCGGCCTGTTCAAGTCCTGGCGGACCGACCCTGCGTTCATCCTCAACCAGGCGCCCTACGTGCACTCCTCGGTGCTCGTCGCCGGCCCCGACTTCGGCACCGGATCCTCCCGCGAGCACGCGGTTTGGGCGCTGCTGGACTACGGCTTCCGGGTCGTGTTCTCCCCGCGCTTCGGTGACATCTTCCGCGGCAACACCGCCAAGAACGGCCTGCTCGCCGGCATCATGCCGGAGGAGCAGATCGAACTGATCTGGAAACTGCTGGAGCAGCAGCCCGGTGCGGAGATGACCGTCGACCTCGAGTCCCGCACCGCGACCCTCGGCGAGCACGTCTTCCCCTTCGAGGTCGACGACGACACCCGCTGGCGCCTGCTCAACGGTCTCGACGACATCGGCATCACCCTGCAGGACGAGGACGCCATCGCCGCCTACGAGGCGACGCGCCCCTCCTTCAAGCCGGTGATCCGCTGA
- a CDS encoding NUDIX hydrolase, whose amino-acid sequence MISHSGTGDLSTSIASRSFEHAPVARIGSAPGDEFENPTFAAGAVLWRRTGDGRDPASPETADPAAIEIAVIHRPRYDDWSLPKGKVDKGENLPQTAAREIREETGYSPALGWLLGYVHYPVGKSTKVVYYWTAEVTDRSAAVPEDTDEVEELRWLSPAAARDIVSYAADREVIDAALDALGRGAVRRVLYVRHAKAADRRGWQGDDQLRPLTRKGRRQAESLVPALAAYRPGSVAAALPERCVDTVSPLADALGLEVVTDPNLGDAVLEFSPRTAIESLAKACSAKVSVVASQGDAIPAVVQGLAADAGFEIDDFRAKKASVWVLHVAENEQLLGADYLASPLPVK is encoded by the coding sequence GTGATCTCACATTCCGGCACCGGCGACCTCTCCACCTCCATCGCCTCCCGGTCCTTCGAACACGCCCCGGTCGCCCGCATCGGCAGCGCCCCCGGCGACGAGTTCGAGAATCCCACCTTCGCCGCCGGTGCGGTGCTCTGGCGCCGGACCGGCGACGGGCGGGATCCCGCCAGCCCGGAGACCGCTGACCCGGCGGCGATCGAGATCGCGGTCATCCACCGGCCCCGCTACGACGACTGGTCGCTGCCCAAGGGCAAGGTCGACAAGGGTGAGAATCTGCCGCAGACCGCCGCCCGGGAGATCCGGGAGGAGACCGGCTACTCGCCCGCCCTCGGGTGGCTGCTCGGCTACGTCCACTATCCGGTCGGCAAATCCACCAAGGTCGTCTACTACTGGACCGCCGAGGTCACCGACCGTTCCGCCGCCGTCCCGGAGGACACCGACGAGGTGGAGGAACTGCGCTGGCTCTCCCCCGCCGCCGCCCGCGACATCGTCAGTTACGCCGCCGACCGCGAGGTCATCGACGCGGCGCTGGACGCCCTGGGCCGGGGTGCGGTCCGCCGGGTGCTCTATGTCCGCCACGCCAAGGCCGCCGACCGCCGCGGCTGGCAGGGCGACGACCAGCTGCGCCCGCTGACGAGGAAGGGCCGGCGGCAGGCGGAGTCGCTGGTTCCGGCGCTCGCCGCCTACCGGCCCGGGTCGGTCGCCGCGGCGCTGCCCGAGCGGTGCGTGGACACGGTCTCCCCGCTGGCCGACGCGCTCGGCCTCGAGGTCGTCACCGACCCCAATCTGGGGGACGCCGTCCTGGAGTTCTCCCCCCGCACCGCGATCGAGTCGCTGGCGAAGGCGTGTTCGGCGAAGGTCAGTGTCGTCGCCTCCCAGGGCGATGCGATCCCCGCGGTCGTCCAGGGGCTCGCGGCGGACGCCGGCTTCGAGATCGACGACTTCCGGGCGAAGAAGGCGTCGGTGTGGGTGCTGCACGTCGCCGAGAACGAGCAGCTGCTCGGCGCGGACTACCTGGCCTCCCCGCTGCCGGTGAAGTGA